The following proteins are co-located in the Bacteroidota bacterium genome:
- a CDS encoding alanine dehydrogenase: MENTKIGIIREEKTHPDKRVALSPKQCHKLMNQYPGLEIYVQNSKVRSFTDAEYKEQGIPVVEDLSACDILLGVKEVPVDKLIPEKKYLFFSHTIKKQPYNKTLLRTILEKKVQMIDYECLKDKNSNRILGFGRYAGIVGAYNGILGFGIKNKLYTIKPAHLCKDRAEVNLELKKVKLPAIKIAITGGGRVANGAIEILTELNISKVSLVDFMETEFNEPVYCQLNATDYTKRIDNTKGQLGDFYANPQHYESTFVPFTKKADILISAHFWDPASPQLFTKEDMKNQEFKISLIADITCDIAGSVPSTLRSSTIQQPFYDYDVMEEKIVPAFGKDTITIMAVDNLPCELPRDASEDFGQDLSKYVIPALLGNDPEDIIERASITKNGNLTLAFNYLKDYVE; this comes from the coding sequence ATGGAAAATACAAAAATAGGAATAATTAGGGAAGAAAAAACACACCCCGATAAAAGAGTTGCATTATCTCCTAAACAGTGTCACAAATTAATGAACCAATATCCGGGCCTTGAAATTTATGTTCAAAACAGCAAGGTTAGAAGTTTTACTGATGCAGAATACAAAGAACAGGGAATTCCTGTGGTGGAAGATTTATCTGCCTGTGATATATTACTTGGTGTAAAGGAAGTTCCTGTTGATAAGCTTATCCCTGAAAAAAAATACCTTTTCTTTTCTCATACAATTAAAAAACAGCCATACAATAAAACACTTTTAAGGACTATTCTTGAAAAAAAAGTGCAGATGATCGACTACGAATGCCTTAAAGATAAAAACAGCAACAGAATTCTTGGCTTTGGAAGATATGCGGGTATAGTTGGAGCATATAACGGAATACTTGGTTTTGGAATAAAAAACAAACTTTACACTATTAAACCTGCCCATCTGTGTAAAGACCGGGCTGAAGTGAATTTAGAATTGAAAAAAGTAAAACTCCCTGCAATAAAAATTGCAATTACCGGAGGCGGGAGAGTGGCTAACGGGGCAATAGAAATCCTAACCGAACTTAATATTTCAAAAGTAAGTTTAGTTGATTTTATGGAAACTGAATTTAATGAGCCGGTATATTGCCAGCTAAATGCAACGGATTACACCAAACGAATTGACAATACAAAAGGCCAGCTTGGTGATTTTTATGCAAACCCTCAACACTATGAATCCACTTTTGTTCCCTTTACTAAAAAAGCAGACATTTTAATAAGCGCACATTTTTGGGATCCTGCATCACCACAGCTATTTACTAAAGAGGATATGAAAAACCAAGAATTTAAAATTTCTTTAATCGCTGATATTACCTGTGATATTGCCGGATCTGTGCCCTCTACCTTAAGGTCTTCAACCATCCAGCAGCCTTTTTATGATTATGATGTAATGGAAGAGAAAATTGTTCCCGCCTTTGGTAAAGACACAATTACAATAATGGCCGTAGACAACCTGCCTTGTGAACTCCCACGAGATGCCTCAGAAGATTTTGGCCAGGATTTAAGCAAATACGTTATTCCGGCTCTTTTAGGAAATGATCCCGAAGATATTATCGAAAGAGCAAGCATTACTAAAAATGGAAATCTTACTTTAGCATTCAATTATTTAAAGGATTATGTGGAGTAA